One window of the Roseovarius sp. THAF9 genome contains the following:
- a CDS encoding adenylate kinase encodes MNIILLGPPGAGKGTQAHILVEERGMTQLSTGDMLREAKDSGTEMGKIVADVMARGDLVTDDIVIGLIREKINGDKGGGFIFDGFPRTLAQADALAELLAETGETLDAVVEMRVDDEALVQRITARSTCGGCGAVYNDITKPWPEDGKCANCGSTDVKRRADDNEDSLKQRLMEYYKKTSPLIGYYYAKGDLKTIDGLGEIDEVKAAIAGALEG; translated from the coding sequence ATGAATATCATACTTCTCGGACCGCCGGGGGCCGGTAAAGGCACGCAAGCGCATATCCTCGTGGAAGAGCGGGGCATGACCCAGCTGTCGACGGGCGACATGCTGCGCGAGGCCAAGGACAGCGGCACCGAGATGGGCAAGATCGTGGCCGACGTGATGGCCCGCGGCGACCTTGTGACGGATGATATCGTGATCGGTCTGATCCGCGAGAAGATCAACGGCGACAAGGGGGGCGGTTTCATCTTTGACGGCTTCCCCCGGACGCTGGCCCAGGCCGACGCGCTGGCCGAATTGCTGGCCGAAACGGGCGAGACGCTGGATGCGGTCGTCGAAATGCGGGTCGATGACGAGGCGCTGGTGCAGCGCATCACGGCACGCTCGACCTGTGGCGGGTGCGGTGCGGTCTATAACGACATCACGAAGCCCTGGCCCGAGGATGGCAAATGTGCCAATTGCGGCTCGACCGACGTGAAGCGCCGGGCGGATGACAACGAGGACAGCCTCAAGCAGCGGCTGATGGAATACTACAAGAAGACCTCGCCGCTGATCGGGTATTACTATGCCAAGGGCGATCTGAAAACGATCGACGGGCTGGGTGAGATTGACGAGGTCAAGGCGGCGATTGCGGGCGCGTTGGAAGGCTGA
- the rpsM gene encoding 30S ribosomal protein S13 — MARIAGVNIPTHKRVPIALTYITGIGQSSAKAICEAVNIDLTRRVNELSDTEVVAMREHIDANYMVEGDLRREVQMNVKRLMDLGCYRGLRHRRNLPVRGQRTHTNARTRKGPAKAIAGKKK; from the coding sequence GTGGCACGTATCGCCGGCGTTAACATCCCGACCCACAAACGGGTCCCGATCGCCCTGACCTACATCACCGGAATCGGCCAATCCTCGGCCAAGGCCATCTGCGAGGCCGTCAATATCGACCTGACCCGCCGGGTCAACGAGCTGAGCGACACCGAAGTGGTCGCCATGCGCGAGCATATCGACGCCAACTACATGGTCGAAGGCGACCTGCGCCGTGAAGTGCAGATGAACGTCAAACGCCTGATGGACCTTGGCTGCTATCGCGGCCTGCGCCACCGCCGGAACCTGCCGGTTCGCGGCCAGCGCACCCATACCAACGCACGCACGCGCAAAGGCCCCGCGAAGGCCATTGCCGGCAAGAAGAAGTAA
- the rpsK gene encoding 30S ribosomal protein S11 yields MARDTRRTKKKVSKNIATGVAHVNSSFNNTKILISDVQGNAIAWSSAGTMGFKGSRKSTPYAAQMAAEDAGRKAQEHGMKTLEVEVQGPGSGRESALRALAAVGFNITSIRDVTPIAHNGCRPPKRRRV; encoded by the coding sequence ATGGCACGAGATACCCGCCGGACCAAGAAGAAGGTCTCCAAGAATATTGCCACGGGCGTGGCGCATGTGAACAGCTCGTTCAACAACACCAAGATCCTGATCTCGGACGTGCAGGGCAACGCGATCGCGTGGTCCTCGGCCGGCACGATGGGCTTCAAGGGGTCGCGCAAGTCGACGCCCTATGCTGCCCAGATGGCCGCCGAAGATGCCGGCCGCAAGGCGCAGGAACATGGCATGAAGACGCTGGAAGTCGAAGTGCAGGGGCCCGGGTCGGGCCGCGAGAGCGCGCTGCGTGCGCTGGCTGCCGTCGGCTTCAACATCACGTCGATCCGCGACGTGACGCCGATTGCCCACAATGGTTGCCGCCCGCCGAAGCGTCGCCGCGTCTAA
- a CDS encoding DNA-directed RNA polymerase subunit alpha: MIHKNWAELIKPTQLEVKPGNDPLRQATVVAEPLERGFGLTMGNALRRVLLSSLQGAAITSVQIDNVLHEFSSIAGVREDVTDVVLNLKGVAIRMEVEGPKRLSISAKGPGVVTAGDIADSAGIEILNKEHVICHLDEGADLFMELTVNQGKGYVAADKNKPEDAPIGLIAIDAIYSPVVKVSYDVQPTREGQVLDYDKLTMKLTTDGSLTPEDAVAFAARILQDQLSIFVNFEEPESAQRQDDDDGLEFNPLLLKKVDELELSVRSANCLKNDNIVYIGDLIQKTEAEMLRTPNFGRKSLNEIKEVLSGMGLHLGMDVEDWPPDNIEDLAKKFEDQF; the protein is encoded by the coding sequence ATGATCCACAAGAATTGGGCAGAATTGATCAAGCCGACGCAGCTTGAGGTGAAGCCGGGCAACGACCCGCTGCGCCAGGCGACCGTCGTGGCCGAACCGCTGGAGCGTGGCTTTGGCCTGACGATGGGCAACGCGCTGCGCCGCGTGCTGCTGTCGAGCCTTCAGGGTGCGGCGATCACCAGCGTGCAGATCGACAACGTGCTGCATGAGTTTTCCAGCATCGCCGGTGTTCGTGAAGACGTGACAGATGTGGTGCTGAACCTCAAGGGTGTCGCGATCCGCATGGAAGTCGAAGGGCCCAAGCGCCTGTCGATCTCGGCCAAGGGGCCGGGCGTAGTGACCGCCGGCGACATCGCCGACAGCGCGGGCATCGAGATCCTGAACAAGGAACACGTGATCTGCCACCTCGACGAAGGCGCGGACCTGTTCATGGAGCTGACCGTGAACCAGGGCAAGGGTTATGTCGCCGCCGACAAGAACAAGCCGGAAGACGCGCCGATCGGCCTGATCGCCATCGACGCGATCTATTCGCCGGTGGTGAAGGTCAGCTATGACGTGCAGCCCACGCGCGAAGGCCAGGTTCTGGACTATGACAAGCTGACGATGAAGCTGACGACCGATGGCTCGCTGACGCCGGAAGACGCCGTGGCCTTTGCCGCGCGTATCCTGCAGGACCAGCTGTCGATCTTCGTAAACTTCGAAGAGCCGGAGTCGGCGCAGCGTCAGGACGACGACGACGGGCTGGAATTCAACCCGCTGCTGCTGAAGAAAGTGGACGAGCTGGAGTTGTCGGTGCGGTCGGCGAACTGCCTGAAGAACGACAACATCGTCTATATCGGCGATCTGATCCAGAAGACCGAAGCCGAGATGCTGCGCACGCCGAACTTTGGCCGCAAGTCCTTGAACGAAATCAAGGAAGTGCTGTCGGGCATGGGTCTGCACCTTGGCATGGATGTCGAGGACTGGCCGCCGGATAACATCGAAGATCTGGCGAAGAAGTTCGAGGATCAGTTCTGA
- the rplQ gene encoding 50S ribosomal protein L17: MRHARGYRRLNRTHEHRKALWANMAGSLIEHEQIKTTLPKAKELKRVIDKLVTLGKRGDVHARRQAAAQLKQDMHVAKLFDVLGPRYKERQGGYVRVLKAGFRYGDMAPMAIIEFVERDRDAKGAADKARVAAEDMDGEA; this comes from the coding sequence ATGCGTCACGCACGAGGCTACCGCCGCCTGAACCGCACCCACGAGCACCGCAAGGCGCTGTGGGCGAACATGGCCGGCTCGCTGATTGAACACGAACAGATCAAGACCACTCTGCCGAAAGCCAAGGAGCTGAAGCGGGTCATCGACAAGCTGGTCACGCTGGGCAAGCGCGGGGACGTTCACGCCCGCCGCCAAGCCGCCGCGCAACTGAAGCAGGACATGCATGTCGCCAAGCTGTTCGACGTGCTGGGCCCGCGTTACAAGGAGCGCCAGGGCGGGTACGTCCGCGTGCTGAAGGCCGGTTTCCGCTATGGTGACATGGCGCCCATGGCGATCATCGAATTCGTCGAGCGCGACCGCGACGCCAAGGGTGCCGCCGACAAGGCCCGCGTTGCCGCAGAGGACATGGACGGCGAGGCGTAA
- a CDS encoding host attachment family protein: MTELKQGTWVVVTDSEKALFLRNLTDHQDPNLEVMDTEEQENPSDIEQSANRPGRMQDTGVQQMSAMDDTDWHELQKERFAADLSDILYDAAHKGEYDRLILVAAPKVLGHLRDDMHKEVTSKVVSEIPKNLAGHPVDEIEKLVKKELESA; the protein is encoded by the coding sequence ATGACTGAACTCAAGCAAGGCACATGGGTCGTGGTGACCGACAGCGAAAAGGCGCTTTTCCTGCGCAACCTCACCGACCACCAAGACCCCAACCTCGAGGTCATGGACACCGAGGAGCAGGAAAACCCCTCGGATATCGAGCAATCGGCCAACCGCCCCGGCCGGATGCAGGACACCGGGGTTCAGCAGATGTCGGCGATGGATGACACTGACTGGCACGAACTGCAAAAGGAGCGCTTCGCCGCCGACCTGTCGGATATCCTCTACGACGCCGCGCACAAAGGCGAATATGACCGCCTGATTCTCGTCGCCGCGCCAAAGGTGCTGGGCCATCTACGCGACGACATGCACAAGGAGGTCACGTCGAAAGTGGTCAGCGAGATCCCCAAGAACCTCGCGGGTCATCCCGTCGACGAGATCGAGAAGCTGGTCAAGAAAGAGCTTGAAAGCGCCTGA
- a CDS encoding trypsin-like peptidase domain-containing protein, translated as MVKWIYALVLSVTLAVPAEAEMRVPKSQGEISMGFVPVVKEAAPAVVNIYARRVVNTRSSPFRGDPFFEDFFRDFGGPRQRVENSLGSGVILSADGIVVSNYHVVGMATDIRVVLNDRREFEARVLLSDEESDLAVLKLEGAADMPALELRDSDTVEVGELVLAIGNPFGVGQTVTSGIVSGLARSGAATGNARGYFIQTDAPINPGNSGGALVDIRGRLVGINTRILSRSGGSNGIGFAIPAALVAQFVAQAEAGNTVFERPWAGISGQPVTADMAEGMGLNVPGGIIISQLHPASPFAEAGFEAGDVITAVDGQAVNAAPEMIYRMSVAGIGGETRVTRVRDGVAEDVVLRLGAAPEEPPREVTETGARSVIPGMVLGNINPAVIAELGLPLMADGVVVLEPGRAGLRAGLRQGDILRGINGVAVEAPGMVEPLLEASGRWLSLDVQRGTQRSTLRFRL; from the coding sequence ATGGTGAAATGGATATATGCCCTAGTCCTGTCCGTAACGCTGGCGGTGCCGGCGGAGGCGGAGATGCGCGTGCCCAAGAGCCAGGGCGAGATCAGCATGGGCTTTGTGCCCGTGGTGAAGGAGGCAGCCCCCGCGGTGGTGAACATCTATGCCAGGCGGGTGGTGAACACGCGGTCGAGCCCGTTCCGGGGAGATCCGTTCTTCGAGGACTTCTTTCGCGATTTCGGCGGGCCAAGGCAGCGGGTGGAGAACTCGCTGGGATCGGGCGTGATCCTGAGCGCGGACGGGATCGTGGTGTCGAATTACCACGTGGTGGGGATGGCGACGGACATTCGCGTGGTGCTGAACGACCGGCGGGAATTCGAGGCGCGGGTGCTTTTGTCGGACGAGGAGAGCGACCTTGCGGTTCTGAAGCTGGAGGGCGCGGCAGACATGCCGGCGCTGGAGTTGCGCGACAGTGACACGGTCGAGGTGGGAGAGCTGGTGCTGGCGATCGGCAACCCGTTTGGCGTTGGACAGACGGTGACCAGCGGGATCGTGTCGGGGCTGGCGCGGTCGGGGGCGGCCACGGGCAATGCACGGGGGTATTTCATCCAGACGGACGCGCCGATCAACCCCGGCAATTCGGGCGGGGCGCTGGTTGATATTCGTGGCCGGCTGGTGGGGATCAATACGCGGATCCTGAGCCGATCGGGTGGGTCGAACGGGATCGGGTTTGCCATTCCTGCCGCTCTGGTGGCGCAATTCGTGGCGCAGGCAGAGGCGGGAAACACCGTGTTCGAGCGGCCCTGGGCCGGGATCAGCGGCCAGCCGGTGACGGCGGACATGGCCGAGGGGATGGGCCTGAATGTGCCGGGCGGGATCATCATTTCGCAGCTTCATCCCGCGAGCCCGTTTGCCGAGGCCGGATTCGAGGCGGGCGACGTGATCACCGCAGTGGACGGGCAGGCGGTGAATGCCGCGCCGGAGATGATTTACCGGATGTCGGTGGCCGGAATCGGCGGCGAGACGCGGGTGACGCGGGTGCGGGACGGCGTGGCAGAGGATGTGGTCCTGAGGCTGGGGGCCGCGCCGGAGGAGCCGCCGCGGGAGGTGACCGAGACCGGGGCGCGGAGCGTGATCCCGGGGATGGTGCTGGGCAATATCAACCCTGCCGTCATTGCAGAACTGGGCCTGCCGCTGATGGCGGACGGTGTCGTGGTATTGGAGCCGGGGCGTGCCGGATTGCGGGCCGGGTTGCGGCAGGGGGACATCCTGCGAGGGATCAATGGCGTAGCCGTCGAGGCCCCCGGCATGGTCGAGCCGCTGCTGGAGGCAAGCGGACGGTGGCTGAGCCTCGACGTGCAGCGGGGCACGCAGCGCAGCACGCTGCGATTCAGGCTGTAG
- a CDS encoding replication-associated recombination protein A: MGDLFDTGASASDDKAHDSAPRPLADRLRPRALAEVIGQEKVIGPDGPLGVMLASGSLTSLVFWGPPGVGKTTIARLLADETDLHFVQISAIFSGVPELRKVFDAAKHRRANGQGTLLFVDEIHRFNKAQQDGFLPHMEDGTILLVGATTENPSFELNAALLSRSQVLVLERLTLAELERLAQRAEKELDRALPLDGEAREALLEMADGDGRALLNLIEQVAAWKTDAKLDTNALTARLMKRAAQYDKSGDAHYNLISALHKSVRGSDPDAALYWLARMLDGGEDPRYLARRITRMAVEDIGLADPQAQAVCLQSWETYERLGSPEGELALAQAVTYLALAPKSNAAYVAYKAAMRAAKKTGSEPPPKHILNAPTGLMKEQGYGSGYAYDHDAEDAFSGQNYFPDTMERPELYKPVERGFERELGKRVAYFAKLRARKDDAGG, encoded by the coding sequence ATGGGAGATCTGTTCGATACCGGCGCGAGTGCAAGCGACGACAAGGCGCATGACAGCGCGCCGCGCCCGTTGGCCGACCGTTTGCGGCCCAGGGCGCTGGCCGAGGTGATCGGGCAGGAGAAGGTGATCGGGCCGGATGGGCCGCTGGGTGTGATGCTGGCCTCGGGCAGCCTGACGTCGCTGGTGTTCTGGGGGCCGCCGGGGGTGGGCAAGACCACCATCGCGCGGCTGCTGGCGGATGAGACGGACCTGCATTTCGTGCAGATCAGCGCGATCTTTTCCGGCGTGCCGGAGCTGCGCAAGGTGTTCGACGCGGCCAAGCACCGGCGGGCAAACGGGCAGGGGACTCTGCTGTTCGTGGACGAGATACACCGTTTCAACAAGGCGCAGCAGGACGGGTTTCTGCCGCATATGGAGGACGGGACGATCCTGCTGGTGGGAGCCACCACCGAGAATCCGAGTTTCGAGCTGAACGCGGCCTTGCTGAGCCGGTCGCAGGTTCTTGTGCTGGAGCGGCTGACCCTGGCGGAGCTGGAGCGGCTGGCGCAACGGGCGGAAAAGGAGCTGGACCGGGCGCTGCCCCTGGACGGCGAAGCGCGCGAGGCGCTGCTGGAGATGGCGGACGGGGACGGGCGCGCGCTGCTGAACCTGATCGAGCAGGTGGCGGCGTGGAAGACCGATGCGAAGCTGGATACCAATGCCCTGACGGCGCGGCTGATGAAGCGGGCGGCGCAGTACGACAAGTCGGGCGACGCGCATTACAACCTGATATCCGCGCTGCACAAGTCGGTGCGCGGGTCGGACCCGGATGCGGCGCTCTACTGGTTGGCGCGGATGCTGGACGGGGGCGAGGACCCGCGATACCTGGCGCGGCGGATCACGCGGATGGCGGTGGAGGATATTGGCCTCGCCGATCCGCAGGCGCAGGCGGTGTGCCTGCAATCGTGGGAAACCTACGAGCGGCTGGGCAGCCCGGAAGGTGAGCTGGCACTGGCGCAGGCGGTGACCTATCTGGCGCTGGCGCCGAAGTCGAACGCGGCCTATGTGGCCTACAAGGCGGCGATGCGGGCCGCGAAGAAGACCGGCAGCGAGCCGCCGCCCAAGCACATCCTGAACGCGCCTACAGGACTGATGAAGGAGCAGGGATACGGATCGGGCTATGCCTATGACCACGATGCCGAGGATGCGTTTTCTGGGCAGAATTACTTTCCCGACACGATGGAGCGGCCCGAGTTGTACAAGCCGGTCGAGCGCGGGTTCGAGCGGGAATTGGGCAAGCGGGTGGCCTATTTCGCCAAGCTTCGGGCGCGCAAAGACGACGCGGGGGGCTAG
- a CDS encoding ABC transporter substrate-binding protein, with product MTDIKDQLLLDRLADAAREGKISRRSFMHYAAAAGLTTTAATGLWTGAAKAQPAKGGTFRLGMHDGNTSDTHDPGTYVTFSMIQVAHTYRSYLTLIEPDGSLGPDLASEWSASPDAKEWTFKINDNATFHSGNKVTANDVIASMNHHRGEETTSAAKALLSDVEELIDNGDNSVTFVLASGNADLPWLMTDYHLAIVPANEDGSANWQSGDGSGPYKMEEAEFGVRYSLTRHEGWHLEGAYFDDLQLIVLNDPNARQTALVTGDVDAVTQLELKTLSLLQRDPNIEIDDVPSAAAITMPMLCDTAPFDNVDVRNALKLALNRDELIEKIAFGAATKANDFHHSPAMPYFPEGIEQREYDPDQAKSLLKKAGAEDLTVNLSVADSVFSGAVDMCVLYAEHAKAAGITINVNREPNDGYYSDVWLKKPWCAVQWGARPTPDVMYSLAYKDDAAWNESRWQNERFNELLLQAKAELDDAKRAEMYREMAILAKDDGGTVIPFFPNFVYARRKNVQHGENLAPSWQMDGARACSRWWFADA from the coding sequence ATGACTGATATCAAAGATCAACTTCTGCTGGATCGACTGGCAGACGCGGCCCGCGAAGGGAAGATCTCGCGCCGGTCGTTCATGCACTACGCCGCCGCCGCGGGTCTGACCACCACGGCTGCGACCGGCCTGTGGACCGGCGCCGCGAAGGCGCAGCCCGCCAAGGGCGGCACGTTCCGCCTTGGCATGCACGACGGTAACACGTCGGACACGCACGACCCCGGTACTTACGTGACCTTCTCGATGATCCAGGTGGCGCACACCTACCGATCCTACCTGACGCTGATCGAGCCCGATGGCTCGCTCGGGCCGGACCTGGCCAGCGAGTGGAGCGCGAGCCCGGATGCGAAAGAATGGACCTTTAAGATCAACGACAACGCCACGTTCCACAGCGGCAACAAGGTGACGGCGAACGACGTGATCGCGTCGATGAACCACCACCGCGGCGAAGAGACGACCTCGGCGGCGAAGGCGCTGCTGTCGGATGTCGAGGAGCTTATCGACAACGGTGACAACTCGGTCACCTTCGTGCTGGCTTCGGGCAATGCCGACCTGCCGTGGCTGATGACCGACTATCACCTGGCGATCGTACCGGCGAACGAGGACGGGTCGGCAAACTGGCAGTCGGGCGACGGTTCCGGCCCCTACAAGATGGAAGAGGCCGAGTTTGGCGTGCGCTACAGCCTGACCCGTCACGAGGGCTGGCATCTGGAAGGCGCCTACTTCGATGACCTGCAACTGATCGTTCTGAACGACCCGAACGCGCGTCAGACGGCGCTGGTTACGGGCGACGTGGACGCGGTGACGCAGCTGGAGCTGAAGACGCTGTCGCTGTTGCAACGCGACCCCAACATCGAGATCGACGACGTGCCGTCGGCGGCGGCCATCACCATGCCGATGCTGTGTGACACGGCACCGTTCGACAATGTGGACGTGCGCAACGCGCTGAAGCTGGCGCTGAACCGGGATGAGCTGATCGAGAAGATCGCGTTCGGTGCGGCCACCAAGGCGAACGATTTCCACCATTCGCCCGCGATGCCGTACTTTCCGGAAGGCATCGAGCAGCGTGAATACGATCCCGATCAGGCGAAATCGCTGCTGAAGAAAGCCGGCGCCGAGGACCTGACGGTGAACCTGAGCGTGGCCGACTCGGTCTTCTCGGGCGCGGTGGACATGTGTGTTCTTTACGCCGAGCATGCCAAGGCCGCGGGCATCACGATCAACGTCAACCGCGAGCCGAACGACGGTTACTATTCCGACGTGTGGCTGAAAAAGCCGTGGTGCGCGGTGCAGTGGGGCGCGCGTCCGACACCGGACGTGATGTATTCGCTGGCCTACAAGGACGACGCGGCCTGGAACGAGAGCCGGTGGCAGAACGAACGGTTCAACGAACTGCTGCTGCAGGCCAAGGCCGAGCTGGACGATGCCAAGCGCGCGGAAATGTACCGCGAGATGGCGATCCTGGCGAAGGACGATGGCGGTACCGTCATCCCGTTCTTCCCGAACTTCGTCTACGCGCGTCGCAAGAACGTGCAGCACGGCGAGAACCTTGCACCCAGCTGGCAGATGGACGGCGCGCGCGCCTGCAGCCGCTGGTGGTTCGCCGACGCATAA
- a CDS encoding ABC transporter permease: MGDILTLVGKRLGLGLIILLVISLIIFFMVELLPGDIAQAVLGQSATPENLAALRREMGLDQPAIVRYLAWLSDAVTLDFGSSIVTDARVTEIIGERFMNTLFLAAYAAVIAVPVSIILGVIVALLRNSIFDRVANVVSLSFISSPEFFLGYILILYFAVKWGMFPAIASLSEGMSFLDLLERTFLPALTLVLVVMAHMMRMTRAAIINLLASPYIEMARLKGAPPWRVIVKHALPNAWAPIINVVALNLAYLITGVVLVEVVFVYPGIGQALVDAVSKRDFPVVQACCLIFAATFILLNLAADVGAILTNPRLRHPK, translated from the coding sequence ATGGGAGACATCTTAACGCTTGTCGGCAAGCGTCTCGGTCTCGGATTGATCATCCTATTGGTGATCTCGTTGATAATCTTCTTCATGGTCGAGCTGCTGCCCGGTGACATCGCGCAAGCGGTGCTGGGGCAGTCGGCGACACCGGAGAACCTTGCGGCGCTGCGCAGGGAAATGGGCCTCGACCAGCCCGCGATCGTCAGATACCTGGCTTGGCTGAGCGATGCCGTTACCCTGGATTTCGGTAGCTCCATCGTGACCGACGCGCGGGTGACCGAGATCATCGGCGAGCGGTTCATGAACACGCTGTTCCTTGCGGCCTATGCGGCAGTGATCGCGGTGCCGGTGTCGATCATCCTCGGCGTGATCGTGGCGCTGTTGCGCAACTCGATCTTCGATCGGGTGGCGAACGTCGTCTCATTGTCCTTCATCTCGTCGCCGGAATTCTTCCTGGGCTACATCCTGATCCTCTATTTCGCGGTCAAGTGGGGCATGTTCCCGGCCATCGCGAGCCTGAGCGAGGGGATGAGTTTCCTCGATCTGCTGGAACGCACCTTCCTGCCAGCGCTGACGCTGGTGCTGGTGGTCATGGCGCACATGATGCGGATGACCCGCGCGGCGATCATCAACCTGCTCGCCAGCCCCTATATCGAGATGGCGCGCCTGAAGGGCGCACCGCCCTGGCGGGTGATCGTGAAACACGCGCTGCCCAACGCCTGGGCGCCGATCATCAACGTGGTCGCGCTGAACCTCGCGTACCTGATCACCGGCGTGGTGCTGGTGGAGGTGGTGTTCGTCTATCCGGGCATCGGCCAGGCGCTGGTGGACGCGGTTTCGAAACGCGACTTCCCCGTAGTGCAGGCCTGCTGCCTGATCTTCGCGGCGACCTTCATTCTTCTCAACCTTGCGGCCGACGTTGGTGCGATCCTCACCAACCCGCGTCTGCGGCACCCGAAATAA
- a CDS encoding ABC transporter permease codes for MVFVILYFALLLLLSCGAAYYNQRSAFLLLFSLTLVSLVLAIIGGIPALRFVAIAAGLLLAAGMMSYAFREFLTALASDEMAKELRTAPLTAAFGMFVIFVVAIMGIFAPAIAPHGEAEIISQAFAPPDNNMLLGADQLGRDMFSRIIYGARNTVALALCGTVLAFILGAMAGLLAATKGGFFDGTMGRIADVIMSIPSLIFALLMLSIFGGSLAAPSTSFWLLFGFAVVVGALFLMAAAYSAISWVVGAAIVAGVAFAFALAGTSLFDASEIILILVVAIIYSPRVFRLTRAVAGNVVVMDYIEAAKLRGEKNWYLIRREILPNSTAPLVAEFGLEFCFVFLLIAGLSFLGLGIQPPTADWGSMVRENATLISFGEITPLIPAASIALLTVAVNFVVDWMLHRSSGLKE; via the coding sequence ATGGTATTTGTAATCCTCTACTTCGCCCTGCTGCTCCTGCTGTCATGCGGGGCGGCCTATTACAATCAGCGGTCGGCGTTCCTGCTGCTGTTCTCGCTGACGCTGGTGTCGCTGGTGCTTGCGATCATCGGGGGCATTCCGGCGCTGCGCTTCGTGGCGATTGCCGCGGGACTGCTGCTGGCGGCGGGCATGATGTCCTACGCGTTCCGCGAGTTCCTGACGGCGCTGGCGAGCGACGAGATGGCCAAGGAGCTGCGCACCGCGCCGCTGACCGCGGCCTTCGGGATGTTCGTGATCTTCGTCGTGGCGATCATGGGCATCTTCGCCCCGGCCATCGCGCCGCATGGCGAGGCCGAGATCATCAGCCAGGCCTTCGCGCCGCCGGACAACAACATGCTGCTTGGCGCCGACCAGCTGGGCCGGGACATGTTCAGCCGTATCATCTATGGCGCGCGGAACACCGTGGCGCTGGCGCTGTGCGGCACGGTGCTTGCGTTCATCCTGGGCGCGATGGCGGGCCTGTTGGCGGCCACGAAAGGCGGGTTCTTTGACGGCACGATGGGCCGGATCGCGGACGTGATCATGTCGATCCCGTCGCTGATCTTTGCGCTGCTGATGCTGTCGATCTTCGGCGGGTCGCTGGCCGCGCCTTCGACCAGCTTCTGGCTGCTCTTTGGATTTGCCGTGGTCGTGGGGGCGCTGTTCCTCATGGCGGCGGCGTATTCGGCGATCAGCTGGGTGGTCGGCGCCGCGATTGTCGCCGGTGTGGCCTTTGCCTTTGCGCTGGCGGGCACGTCGCTGTTCGACGCCTCCGAGATCATCCTGATCCTTGTGGTCGCGATCATCTACTCGCCGCGGGTCTTCCGCCTGACGCGGGCGGTCGCGGGCAACGTGGTGGTGATGGACTATATCGAGGCCGCCAAGCTGCGCGGTGAAAAGAACTGGTACCTGATCCGGCGGGAGATCCTGCCGAATTCGACCGCGCCGCTGGTGGCGGAGTTCGGGCTGGAGTTCTGCTTCGTGTTCCTGCTGATCGCGGGGCTCAGCTTCCTTGGGCTTGGCATCCAGCCGCCCACGGCGGACTGGGGGTCGATGGTGCGGGAGAACGCGACGCTGATCTCGTTTGGTGAGATCACGCCGCTTATTCCGGCCGCGTCCATCGCGCTGTTGACCGTGGCGGTCAACTTCGTGGTGGACTGGATGCTGCACCGGTCCTCGGGCTTGAAGGAGTAA